The following proteins come from a genomic window of Bacteroidota bacterium:
- a CDS encoding NAD-dependent epimerase/dehydratase family protein: MIKFFVTGSTGFIGSHLVKYLINQGHHVKCLVRKHSNNKWLKELAVEYVYGDMFDVEVLRKAVADVDYIYHIAGVTASKTKRGYFLGNQEATRNLLIAAETNSNLKRFVFAGSLAAVGPSTDGKPVNEESELQPITTYGRSKMAAEKEVLSFQNKIPFTIVRIPAVYGPRDTATLDFFKSVNNGIIPLVGFKSKYVNILHVNDVVDGLILAGEHPDAAGKIYFIGSEKAYTWEDIGRVTQKIIQRKTIKLRIPEFIVVLVASIYNLINLFSRKPSVLNFEKSKDIIADAWICDSSKAKKELGFQQKITLEEGVKETFKWYKEVGWIK; this comes from the coding sequence ATGATAAAATTTTTTGTTACAGGTTCAACCGGATTTATAGGCAGCCATTTAGTCAAATACCTTATTAATCAAGGACATCATGTAAAATGCTTGGTCCGAAAACACTCTAACAATAAGTGGCTGAAAGAGTTAGCTGTTGAGTATGTTTACGGCGATATGTTCGATGTTGAGGTCTTGCGAAAAGCAGTTGCAGATGTCGATTATATTTATCACATTGCGGGTGTTACTGCGTCGAAAACTAAAAGAGGATATTTTCTTGGAAATCAGGAAGCAACCAGGAACTTATTGATTGCAGCCGAAACTAATTCAAATTTAAAGCGGTTTGTTTTTGCTGGAAGTTTAGCAGCGGTTGGTCCATCAACCGATGGCAAACCGGTGAATGAAGAATCGGAGTTGCAGCCAATAACTACTTACGGAAGAAGTAAGATGGCGGCTGAAAAAGAAGTATTAAGTTTTCAGAATAAAATTCCGTTTACAATTGTGCGAATACCGGCAGTTTACGGTCCGCGAGATACGGCAACGTTAGATTTTTTTAAATCTGTTAATAATGGAATTATTCCGTTGGTAGGATTCAAAAGCAAGTATGTGAATATTTTGCATGTTAATGATGTTGTAGATGGGCTTATTTTAGCTGGCGAACATCCTGATGCTGCAGGTAAAATTTATTTCATCGGAAGCGAGAAAGCATATACATGGGAAGATATTGGTAGAGTTACACAAAAAATTATCCAACGGAAAACTATCAAACTTCGGATTCCTGAATTCATAGTTGTACTCGTTGCTTCCATCTATAATCTGATTAATCTTTTCAGCCGAAAACCATCTGTTCTTAATTTTGAAAAAAGCAAAGATATAATTGCCGATGCTTGGATTTGCGACTCATCGAAAGCTAAAAAAGAGTTGGGGTTTCAACAGAAGATTACTTTAGAAGAAGGTGTAAAAGAAACTTTTAAATGGTATAAGGAAGTTGGTTGGATAAAATAA
- a CDS encoding pyridoxal phosphate-dependent aminotransferase family protein codes for MAARFSDRTSFFNWRKNMTDWATSFKGKFNWKTKNGTSAEVEPKPDVTVIDESAPKIPVDLFDKCFTFTRADEVKAAGLYPYFRTIEENEGPVVQIEGRKVIMAGSNNYLGLTAHPKVKEAAIKAVEKYGSGCSGSRYLTGTLDLHTEFESRMAKFMGTEACLLFSTGYQTAQGIIPTLVQRGEYVITDKDNHASIVAGVVMAKGMFADFVRYKHNDMNDLERVIKRLPLEAGKLIVTDGVFSTSGNIVDLPALVSIAKKYNARTLVDDAHSVGVIGKGGRGTASYFNLVEETDLTFGTFSKTFASLGGFVVGSERVINYLKHHSAALIFSASPTPASVAAALAALDILEKEPERIDKLIRNANKMRQGFKKAGFKIIDGQTAIIPVIIGDDMLAFTLWKELFDNGVFVNTFISPGVPPGMQMMRTSYMATHEDEHLDQILEVFIKAGKKLGLIN; via the coding sequence ATGGCAGCTCGTTTTTCGGACAGGACGTCGTTTTTCAATTGGCGAAAGAACATGACGGATTGGGCAACATCATTTAAAGGGAAATTTAACTGGAAAACAAAAAACGGAACATCCGCAGAAGTGGAACCAAAACCTGATGTTACTGTTATAGACGAAAGTGCACCTAAAATCCCAGTCGATCTTTTTGATAAATGTTTTACTTTTACTCGCGCCGACGAAGTTAAAGCCGCAGGTCTATATCCATATTTCAGAACAATCGAGGAAAACGAAGGTCCTGTTGTTCAAATAGAGGGACGCAAAGTAATAATGGCAGGTTCAAATAATTATTTGGGTTTAACAGCACATCCGAAAGTTAAAGAAGCTGCAATTAAAGCCGTAGAAAAATATGGAAGCGGTTGTTCAGGGTCAAGATATTTAACCGGCACCCTCGACCTGCACACAGAGTTTGAATCGAGAATGGCTAAATTTATGGGAACCGAAGCCTGCTTGCTTTTCAGCACCGGTTATCAAACAGCACAAGGAATAATTCCAACACTTGTTCAGCGTGGTGAATATGTAATCACCGACAAAGATAATCACGCAAGTATCGTAGCGGGTGTTGTTATGGCAAAAGGAATGTTTGCCGACTTCGTTCGTTACAAGCATAACGATATGAACGATCTGGAGCGTGTAATTAAACGGCTTCCATTAGAAGCCGGAAAATTAATTGTAACCGATGGCGTTTTCAGCACATCGGGCAATATCGTCGATTTACCAGCACTTGTATCGATTGCTAAAAAATATAACGCCCGAACTTTGGTTGACGACGCTCATTCAGTTGGTGTTATCGGAAAAGGGGGCAGAGGAACTGCGAGTTATTTTAATTTAGTAGAAGAAACCGATTTAACATTTGGAACTTTCAGTAAAACATTTGCTTCGCTTGGAGGATTTGTTGTCGGCTCGGAACGGGTTATAAATTATTTGAAGCACCATTCAGCAGCATTGATTTTCAGCGCCAGCCCGACACCCGCGTCGGTTGCAGCGGCATTAGCAGCTCTCGATATTTTAGAGAAAGAACCGGAACGAATCGATAAACTTATACGCAACGCAAACAAAATGCGGCAAGGTTTCAAAAAAGCCGGCTTTAAAATTATCGATGGACAAACAGCTATAATACCGGTAATAATTGGAGATGATATGCTTGCATTTACACTTTGGAAAGAATTATTCGACAACGGAGTTTTTGTGAACACATTCATCAGTCCTGGCGTCCCACCCGGAATGCAAATGATGCGAACAAGCTACATGGCAACACACGAGGACGAGCATTTAGATCAAATTCTCGAAGTGTTCATTAAGGCAGGAAAAAAACTCGGTTTGATAAACTAA